Part of the Woronichinia naegeliana WA131 genome, CTTATTCTCCTAACTTGAATTTAATTGAAAGACTGTGGAAGTTTGTGAAGAAGAAGTGTTTATACGCAAAATATTATGAAGATTTTACGCAGTTTTCTGCAGCAATTTCAGGATGTCTTGAAGATGCTAACGTAAAATATAAGGAGGAGCTTGATTCTCTGCTCACCTTACGATTTCAACGCTTTGATAAATCTCAGATTATGAACGTTTGAAGTATAATGAGGCCACCGCAGTGAGCACCATTCTTGTAACTTGTACTAACGGGCTAGAGCCTGAAGTTCACCTAGATCAAGGTCAAAATCCTCTATCGGGCAGTACACTTGAAGCTCCTCAACGATCAATGGTTTCCGATGCTTTGCCTGCTGGCACTTTGGCTTACGGCATTTATCAAGATCAGAATAATAATGTCTGGGGGAGTGGTGGAACCTCTCAATCATTCCTTGCAAATGGAACCGCCACGGGGTTGACTGCTTACGGTAAAATTCCCGCTGGTCAAACTGCCCCTGTTGGGAATTACTCTGATACTGTTGCTGTCACTGTTACCTACTAAGGACACTAGACAACCATCTTTGTCCTGGTGAGTGTACGTACTCTTTTCGTGTCAAATCCAGGATTGTGTCGTTTATTTGGGGGAATTTCAGACAAGCTAACAGTTTGAAATCCCCCATTATTGGTAAATTTAGGGGTC contains:
- a CDS encoding spore coat protein U domain-containing protein; translation: MSTILVTCTNGLEPEVHLDQGQNPLSGSTLEAPQRSMVSDALPAGTLAYGIYQDQNNNVWGSGGTSQSFLANGTATGLTAYGKIPAGQTAPVGNYSDTVAVTVTY